In Streptomyces chartreusis, the following proteins share a genomic window:
- a CDS encoding DeoR/GlpR family DNA-binding transcription regulator produces the protein MLAERRHQLILRALRSGGPAAVTDLSDQLGVSPATIRRDLLKLEEDGLLTRVHGGAVVEEGDQPFAEVAEVRVAEKDAIAAHAAAMVEDGQSVLLDIGTTAFRLARQLHGRRLTVITSNLVVYEELADDEGIELVLLGGMLRREYRSLVGFLTEDNLRQLHADWLFLGTSGVRPGGQVMDTTVVEVPVKRAMIKAGEKVVLLADAAKFPGHGMAKVCGPEDLDVVVTNEPVDPVTRASLQEAGVEVVVAGKVQT, from the coding sequence GTGCTGGCAGAACGACGACACCAACTCATCCTGCGGGCCCTGCGCTCAGGCGGCCCCGCGGCCGTGACCGATCTCTCCGATCAGCTGGGTGTGAGCCCCGCCACGATCAGACGTGACCTGCTCAAACTCGAGGAGGACGGCCTGCTGACACGTGTGCACGGCGGCGCGGTCGTGGAGGAGGGCGACCAGCCCTTCGCCGAGGTCGCCGAGGTGCGCGTGGCCGAGAAGGACGCCATAGCCGCGCACGCGGCCGCCATGGTCGAGGACGGCCAGTCCGTGCTGCTCGACATCGGCACCACCGCGTTCCGGCTGGCCCGCCAGCTGCACGGCCGCCGCCTCACCGTGATCACCAGCAACCTGGTGGTCTACGAGGAGCTCGCCGACGACGAGGGCATCGAGCTGGTGCTGCTCGGCGGCATGCTCCGCCGCGAGTACCGCTCCCTGGTCGGCTTCCTCACCGAGGACAATCTGCGGCAGCTGCATGCCGACTGGCTGTTCCTGGGCACCAGTGGAGTGCGGCCGGGCGGGCAGGTGATGGACACGACGGTCGTCGAGGTGCCGGTGAAGCGGGCCATGATCAAGGCCGGCGAAAAGGTGGTCCTGCTCGCCGACGCGGCGAAGTTCCCCGGGCACGGCATGGCGAAGGTGTGCGGTCCCGAGGACCTGGACGTGGTGGTGACGAACGAGCCGGTCGACCCGGTGACGAGGGCCTCCTTGCAGGAGGCGGGCGTCGAGGTCGTCGTGGCGGGAAAGGTGCAGACGTGA
- a CDS encoding carbohydrate kinase family protein, whose protein sequence is MDDDRPDVVLTGLLFYDLVLTGLGKPPTPGEEIWTGGMGCGPGGIANLAVAAARFGLRTSLATVFGDDLYGEYCRDVLRDQEGIDLSLSRTADGWPTPVTVSLAHDGDRALVTHGQEPPYSQDALMGDPPEARTALVHIEAEPREWLAKAAANGTRIYADVGWDPTQQWSADLLDQLSLCHAFLPNETEAMAYTRTDSAVAALGTLSELVPVAVVTRGGDGAVAVDQTTGEYAEVPALDIDVLDATGAGDVFGASFVAASLGGWPLEERLRFAVLAAGLSVGRHSGALAAPGWYGVDRWWRSLTDPGLKRTYGFLADRLPDDPGPPVTYAPVTPPARQH, encoded by the coding sequence GTGGACGACGACCGGCCCGATGTGGTGCTGACCGGGCTGCTCTTCTACGACCTCGTTCTCACGGGGCTCGGGAAGCCGCCGACACCGGGCGAGGAGATCTGGACCGGCGGCATGGGCTGCGGCCCGGGCGGCATCGCCAACCTGGCGGTGGCCGCCGCCCGCTTCGGTCTGCGCACCTCGCTTGCCACGGTGTTCGGCGACGACCTGTACGGCGAGTACTGCCGGGACGTCCTGCGCGACCAGGAGGGCATCGACCTCTCGCTCTCGCGCACCGCGGACGGCTGGCCCACCCCCGTCACCGTCTCCCTCGCCCACGACGGCGACCGCGCGCTCGTCACCCACGGCCAGGAGCCCCCGTACTCGCAGGACGCGCTGATGGGCGACCCGCCCGAGGCGCGCACGGCCCTCGTGCACATCGAGGCCGAGCCCCGCGAGTGGCTCGCCAAGGCCGCCGCGAACGGCACCCGCATCTACGCCGACGTCGGCTGGGACCCCACCCAGCAGTGGTCGGCCGACCTGCTCGACCAGCTCTCCCTGTGCCATGCCTTCCTCCCCAACGAGACCGAGGCCATGGCGTACACCCGCACCGACAGCGCGGTCGCGGCGCTCGGCACGCTCAGCGAGCTGGTGCCGGTGGCCGTGGTGACGCGCGGCGGTGACGGCGCTGTCGCCGTAGACCAGACGACCGGCGAGTACGCGGAAGTGCCCGCTCTGGACATCGATGTCCTGGACGCCACCGGCGCCGGGGACGTGTTCGGGGCGAGCTTCGTCGCGGCCTCGCTGGGCGGCTGGCCGCTGGAGGAACGGCTGCGCTTCGCCGTCCTCGCCGCCGGCCTGTCGGTCGGCCGGCACAGCGGTGCCCTGGCAGCCCCCGGCTGGTACGGCGTCGACCGCTGGTGGCGCTCCCTGACCGATCCCGGGCTGAAGCGGACGTACGGCTTCCTGGCGGACCGGCTCCCGGACGATCCGGGGCCGCCCGTCACGTACGCCCCCGTCACCCCGCCCGCACGGCAGCACTGA
- a CDS encoding extracellular solute-binding protein produces the protein MRLSRRGLLRAGLAGTAATALGGLASGCAVPTGSSGRNMVLWYWSGGLSDTVVKNAKARFGSSVELDAIQIGGYYRSKLITTMAGNAHIPDIAGLKGEDMASYLPNSDQFVDLRTLGADKLKSRYLDWKWQQGVAPDGSLVGFPIDVGPVVHYYQPAVFEKAGLAHEPDDVSRELGTWEQFFAAGEQLKKRIPGTYILTDVGSVFEMSIGQSTTRFVDKDRNFIGDGTNVRTCWERAVEAKRRGIVSNIVTGTPDSISATEKGKLPSQLNASWAAGDLKLAYPKTKGNWRVAGCPGGPSNVGGSFLAITKACREPERAFEIITWMLDADNQAQGFVEAGLFPSTPASYEMRKLREPDPFFGDQITMDVFGPAAEKIPVAFNSPYDVALGQPIRDEIKNVGVLGKDPKKAWEDAMSKCRRIAKHLGVSI, from the coding sequence GTGCGGCTCTCACGAAGAGGCCTGCTCCGCGCGGGCCTGGCCGGTACGGCCGCCACGGCGCTCGGCGGCCTGGCGTCCGGCTGTGCCGTTCCGACCGGCTCGTCCGGCCGGAACATGGTCCTGTGGTACTGGAGCGGCGGCCTGAGCGACACGGTCGTCAAGAACGCCAAGGCGCGTTTCGGCAGCTCCGTGGAGCTCGACGCCATCCAGATCGGCGGCTACTACCGGTCGAAGCTGATCACCACGATGGCGGGCAACGCCCACATCCCCGACATCGCGGGGCTCAAGGGCGAGGACATGGCGTCCTACCTGCCGAACTCCGACCAGTTCGTGGACCTGCGGACACTAGGCGCCGACAAGCTCAAGAGCCGGTACCTGGACTGGAAGTGGCAGCAGGGCGTGGCCCCGGACGGCAGCCTCGTCGGCTTCCCGATCGACGTCGGCCCGGTCGTGCACTACTACCAGCCCGCCGTCTTCGAGAAGGCCGGGCTGGCCCACGAACCCGATGACGTGTCCCGGGAACTGGGCACCTGGGAGCAGTTCTTCGCGGCCGGCGAGCAGCTGAAGAAGCGGATACCCGGGACGTACATCCTGACCGACGTCGGCAGCGTCTTCGAGATGTCGATCGGCCAGAGCACCACCCGGTTCGTCGACAAGGACCGCAACTTCATCGGTGACGGCACCAACGTCCGCACCTGCTGGGAGCGGGCCGTGGAGGCGAAGCGGCGCGGGATCGTCTCGAACATCGTGACCGGCACGCCCGACTCGATCTCGGCGACCGAGAAGGGCAAGCTGCCGAGCCAGCTCAACGCCTCCTGGGCGGCCGGCGACCTCAAGCTCGCCTATCCGAAGACCAAGGGCAACTGGCGGGTGGCGGGCTGTCCCGGCGGACCTTCGAACGTCGGCGGCTCCTTCCTCGCGATCACGAAGGCGTGCCGGGAGCCCGAGCGGGCCTTCGAGATCATCACCTGGATGCTCGACGCGGACAACCAGGCACAGGGCTTCGTAGAGGCCGGCCTCTTCCCCTCGACCCCCGCGTCGTACGAGATGAGGAAGCTGCGCGAGCCGGACCCGTTCTTCGGCGACCAGATCACGATGGACGTCTTCGGACCGGCCGCGGAGAAGATCCCGGTCGCCTTCAACAGCCCCTACGACGTCGCCCTCGGGCAGCCGATCAGGGACGAGATCAAGAACGTCGGAGTCCTCGGCAAGGATCCGAAGAAGGCCTGGGAGGACGCCATGAGCAAGTGCCGGCGTATCGCCAAGCACCTGGGGGTGAGCATCTGA
- a CDS encoding carbohydrate ABC transporter permease, producing MAVIEQTPPAVNRPQPSTAAPKKGLRGHWHLYAAISPFYLLFLAFGLIPVGFSLYLSFHRWDGLGSMEWAGLSQYQYLLSDSDFWQSIGNTIVIWALATFPMIFLAMVTAVMLNSAVRFKNAYRFAYFLPNVTSVVAIAIVFGSIFSTNFGLVNALLQAVGLDQVAWLNTPWGIKVAIATLMTWQWTGYNAIIFLAGLQTIPSDLYEAARIDGAGPVQTFFRVTLPLLRPTLLFVLVVSTVTGLQSFSEPQVLLQTTANESTFSGGPDHAGRTMVLYFFQQTFDNNDFGYGAAVAWGIFLVVVLFSIINWRLVQRRGEQ from the coding sequence ATGGCCGTCATCGAGCAGACCCCGCCCGCGGTGAACCGGCCGCAGCCCTCAACGGCCGCGCCGAAGAAGGGCCTTCGGGGGCACTGGCACCTGTACGCCGCGATCTCCCCGTTCTACCTCCTCTTCCTCGCCTTCGGCCTGATCCCCGTCGGCTTCTCGCTCTACCTCTCCTTCCACCGCTGGGACGGCCTCGGCTCGATGGAGTGGGCGGGGCTCTCGCAATACCAGTACCTGCTGAGCGACAGCGACTTCTGGCAGTCGATCGGGAACACGATCGTCATCTGGGCGCTGGCCACCTTCCCCATGATCTTCCTGGCGATGGTGACGGCCGTGATGCTCAACTCGGCGGTCCGCTTCAAGAACGCCTACCGGTTCGCGTACTTCCTGCCGAACGTCACGTCCGTCGTCGCGATCGCGATCGTCTTCGGGTCGATCTTCTCCACCAACTTCGGCCTGGTGAACGCCCTGTTGCAGGCCGTGGGCCTGGACCAGGTGGCCTGGCTGAACACTCCGTGGGGCATCAAGGTCGCCATCGCCACGCTGATGACCTGGCAGTGGACCGGCTACAACGCGATCATCTTCCTCGCCGGTCTCCAGACCATCCCGAGCGATCTGTACGAGGCGGCCCGCATCGACGGCGCAGGGCCCGTGCAGACCTTCTTCCGGGTCACCCTGCCGCTGCTGCGGCCGACGCTGCTGTTCGTGCTCGTCGTCTCCACCGTCACCGGTCTGCAGAGCTTCTCCGAGCCGCAGGTGCTGCTCCAGACGACGGCCAACGAGTCGACGTTCTCGGGCGGCCCGGACCACGCCGGCCGGACGATGGTCCTCTACTTCTTCCAGCAGACCTTCGACAACAACGACTTCGGGTACGGCGCCGCCGTGGCGTGGGGCATCTTCCTGGTCGTCGTCCTCTTCTCGATCATCAACTGGCGCCTGGTGCAGCGCCGGGGCGAACAGTAG
- a CDS encoding carbohydrate ABC transporter permease yields the protein MASIKGSGRRGIALHTSLIIGVLLSAFPFYWAVIMSTHTSSEIFSYPPKLLPGSHFMENVRSLFDTIDFFGSMWNSLLVATLVTFLVLFFDSLAAFVFAKFDFPGKNMLFALLMLIFMVPAQMSAIPQFVIMAKIGWIGSMTALIVPAAANAFGIFWMRQYMRSAIHDELLDASKLDGANFLRQYWHVALPVVRPGLAFLGIFTFMGQWNDYAWPLIALTNPDNVTLQVALSQLNGTHGTTDYGMVMTGAVLALIPLLIVFAIGARQIIGDLAKGAVRG from the coding sequence ATGGCATCCATCAAGGGCTCCGGACGCCGGGGCATCGCGCTGCACACGTCCCTGATCATCGGTGTGCTGCTGTCGGCGTTCCCGTTCTACTGGGCCGTCATCATGTCGACGCACACCTCGTCGGAGATCTTCTCGTACCCACCGAAGCTGCTGCCGGGCTCGCACTTCATGGAGAACGTCCGCAGCCTGTTCGACACGATCGACTTCTTCGGGTCGATGTGGAACTCGCTGCTGGTCGCGACGCTGGTGACCTTCCTGGTCCTGTTCTTCGACTCGCTGGCGGCCTTCGTCTTCGCCAAGTTCGACTTCCCCGGCAAGAACATGCTGTTCGCGCTGCTGATGCTGATCTTCATGGTGCCGGCCCAGATGTCGGCGATCCCACAGTTCGTGATCATGGCGAAGATCGGCTGGATCGGCTCGATGACCGCGCTGATCGTGCCGGCGGCGGCCAACGCGTTCGGCATCTTCTGGATGCGGCAGTACATGAGGAGCGCCATCCACGACGAACTGCTCGACGCCTCCAAGCTGGACGGCGCGAACTTCCTTCGCCAGTACTGGCACGTCGCGCTCCCGGTCGTCCGCCCCGGGCTCGCCTTCCTCGGCATCTTCACCTTCATGGGCCAGTGGAACGACTACGCCTGGCCCCTGATCGCCCTGACCAACCCGGACAACGTCACCCTCCAGGTCGCGCTGTCCCAGCTCAACGGCACCCACGGCACCACCGACTACGGCATGGTGATGACCGGCGCGGTCCTGGCCCTCATCCCGCTGCTGATCGTCTTCGCGATCGGTGCCCGCCAGATCATCGGCGACCTCGCGAAGGGGGCCGTCCGCGGATGA
- a CDS encoding glycoside hydrolase family 2 TIM barrel-domain containing protein: MNDPSVPGPPAVDPLIALRPWEAPEVTSWGRLPLNAVGRRSGGLPLDGDWRFQLLSAPDAPVGGAWTTAQVPGAWTLQGTSDLPQYTNVAMPFAEFPPHSPAANPTGVYEREVDVPAHWAGRRIVLQVGAAESVLLVHVDGRPAGISKDSHLAAEFDLTALVRPGARATVRLTVVKWSDASHLEDQDQWWHGGITRSVLLYATDPLHLADVTVRAAYSGELRVDCLVRDTGGALPEGWYLTGDLDGQPLAQDAEFDRANAEDERVSDFLGEARLLAGVADVRTWNAETPELYGLTVRLHRRDGTVADTSRHRIGFRDVEVVGRDLLVNGERVFIRGVNRHDFHPLTGRTVSYDDMRADLVLLKRFGFNAVRTAHYPNDPALYDLADELGLYVVDEADIESHDHAHEIADDPRYLNAFVDRVSRMVLRDKNHPSVIVWSLGNESDYGANHDAAAGWLRRHDPTRPLQYEGAAKLGWADPDVASDIACPMYASLEACLAHALSGKQTKPLIQCEYSHAMGNSNGTLADHWAAIEATPGLQGGFIWEFWDHGILQCVSDGRPAGRGGAGLYDNGVAAPGHRWAYGGDFGESIHDGAFIADGVVFPDRTPKPAMYEHREISAPLRIECFRHEGIVLGNHQHFRGLDWLAGEWHLDLADGTTLTAPAVLPNLCPGETAAVPLPFEVPRDGGEAWLTLRVTVAEDQPWAPRGTVVCVPQVRLRGPAVAEVPPVEGRIEVDGEGLLVHPLLTAAPTLSLWRAPTDNDELGGMARRWRSWGLDTLVRKAVSVSEDSGRVTVEAEYAGTTGVVRHRQVLTPVEGGVRVEEEAELPEAFDDVARVGTVFETVAGLDLLDWFGQGPWESYPDRSAGAPVGHHSVPVEELFTPYLRPQESGGRHGVRRFTLSAPDAGGLAVTLDEPRQISVTHYRAEDLASAGHHDELVPRPGCVVHIDAAHRGLGTASCGPDTSPSYLVAPGVHRWSWTLRAL; this comes from the coding sequence ATGAACGATCCGTCGGTCCCCGGCCCCCCGGCCGTCGATCCCCTGATCGCGCTGCGCCCCTGGGAGGCACCCGAGGTGACCTCCTGGGGGCGACTCCCCTTGAACGCCGTCGGCCGGCGCTCCGGAGGACTCCCCCTCGACGGCGACTGGCGCTTTCAGTTGCTGTCAGCTCCGGACGCGCCGGTCGGCGGTGCCTGGACCACCGCCCAGGTCCCCGGCGCCTGGACCCTCCAGGGCACGTCCGACCTGCCGCAGTACACCAACGTGGCGATGCCCTTCGCCGAGTTCCCGCCGCACTCCCCCGCCGCCAACCCGACGGGGGTGTACGAGCGTGAGGTGGACGTCCCCGCGCACTGGGCCGGACGCCGGATCGTGCTCCAGGTCGGGGCCGCCGAGAGCGTGCTGCTGGTCCACGTGGACGGGCGGCCCGCCGGCATCTCCAAGGACTCCCACCTGGCGGCCGAGTTCGATCTGACGGCACTGGTGCGGCCCGGCGCGCGGGCCACCGTACGGCTGACCGTGGTGAAGTGGTCCGACGCCTCGCACCTGGAGGACCAGGACCAGTGGTGGCACGGCGGGATCACCCGATCGGTGCTGCTGTACGCGACGGACCCGCTGCACCTCGCGGACGTCACCGTGCGGGCCGCGTACAGCGGTGAGCTGCGGGTGGACTGCCTGGTGCGGGACACGGGCGGTGCGCTGCCCGAAGGGTGGTACCTCACCGGCGACCTGGACGGGCAGCCGCTCGCGCAGGACGCGGAGTTCGACCGCGCGAACGCCGAGGACGAGCGGGTCTCCGACTTCCTCGGCGAGGCCCGGCTGCTGGCCGGCGTCGCCGATGTGCGCACCTGGAACGCGGAGACGCCGGAGCTGTACGGCCTGACCGTGCGCCTGCACCGCCGCGACGGCACCGTCGCCGACACCTCCCGCCACCGCATCGGCTTCCGGGACGTCGAGGTCGTCGGCCGGGACCTGCTCGTCAACGGGGAGCGGGTGTTCATACGGGGTGTCAACCGGCACGACTTCCACCCGCTGACCGGGCGGACGGTGTCGTACGACGACATGCGCGCCGATCTGGTCCTGCTGAAGCGCTTCGGCTTCAACGCCGTGCGCACCGCCCACTACCCGAACGACCCCGCCCTGTACGACCTCGCCGACGAACTCGGGCTCTACGTCGTCGACGAGGCGGACATCGAGTCCCACGACCACGCCCACGAGATCGCCGACGACCCGCGCTATCTGAACGCCTTCGTCGACCGTGTCTCGCGCATGGTGCTGCGCGACAAGAACCATCCGTCGGTCATCGTCTGGTCGCTGGGCAACGAGTCCGACTACGGCGCCAACCACGACGCTGCGGCGGGCTGGCTGCGCCGCCACGACCCGACGCGGCCTCTCCAGTACGAGGGCGCCGCCAAGCTCGGCTGGGCGGACCCCGACGTCGCCTCCGACATCGCGTGCCCGATGTACGCCTCGCTGGAGGCCTGCCTCGCCCACGCGCTCTCCGGAAAGCAGACCAAGCCGCTCATCCAGTGCGAGTACTCGCACGCCATGGGCAACAGCAACGGCACACTGGCGGACCACTGGGCTGCCATCGAGGCAACCCCGGGTCTTCAGGGCGGGTTCATCTGGGAGTTCTGGGACCACGGAATTCTTCAGTGCGTGAGCGACGGAAGACCGGCCGGGCGTGGGGGCGCCGGCCTCTACGACAACGGTGTCGCCGCGCCCGGTCACCGCTGGGCGTACGGCGGTGACTTCGGCGAGTCCATCCACGACGGCGCGTTCATCGCGGACGGCGTGGTGTTCCCCGACCGCACGCCCAAGCCCGCGATGTACGAGCACCGGGAGATCTCGGCGCCGCTGCGCATCGAGTGCTTCCGGCACGAGGGCATCGTGCTCGGCAACCACCAGCACTTCCGCGGCCTGGACTGGCTCGCCGGCGAGTGGCACCTCGACCTCGCCGACGGCACGACGCTGACCGCGCCGGCCGTGCTGCCGAATCTGTGCCCGGGCGAGACGGCGGCCGTGCCGCTGCCCTTCGAGGTGCCGCGCGACGGCGGCGAGGCCTGGCTGACGCTGCGGGTGACCGTGGCCGAGGACCAGCCGTGGGCGCCGCGGGGCACCGTGGTGTGCGTGCCGCAGGTGCGGCTGCGCGGCCCTGCCGTCGCCGAGGTCCCTCCCGTGGAGGGCCGGATCGAGGTCGACGGCGAGGGGCTCCTCGTCCACCCGCTGCTGACGGCCGCGCCCACCCTGTCGCTGTGGCGGGCGCCCACCGACAACGACGAACTCGGCGGCATGGCGCGGCGCTGGCGGAGCTGGGGACTCGACACGCTGGTGCGCAAGGCGGTGTCGGTGAGCGAGGACTCCGGCCGGGTGACGGTGGAGGCCGAGTACGCGGGCACGACCGGTGTCGTACGGCACCGGCAGGTGCTCACGCCCGTCGAGGGCGGCGTCCGGGTCGAGGAGGAGGCCGAGCTGCCGGAGGCGTTCGACGACGTCGCCCGGGTCGGCACGGTCTTCGAGACGGTCGCCGGGCTCGACCTGCTGGACTGGTTCGGGCAGGGGCCCTGGGAGTCGTACCCGGACCGCAGCGCGGGCGCGCCCGTCGGCCATCACTCCGTCCCCGTCGAGGAGTTGTTCACGCCCTACCTGCGGCCGCAGGAGAGCGGCGGCCGGCACGGCGTACGGCGGTTCACGCTGTCGGCGCCGGACGCCGGCGGCCTCGCCGTCACCCTGGACGAACCCCGTCAGATCTCGGTGACCCACTACCGCGCGGAGGACCTCGCCTCGGCGGGGCACCACGACGAGCTGGTCCCGCGGCCCGGCTGCGTGGTGCACATCGACGCCGCGCACCGCGGCCTGGGCACCGCGTCCTGCGGGCCCGACACCTCACCCTCCTATCTCGTCGCCCCGGGCGTCCATCGCTGGAGCTGGACCCTGCGCGCGCTCTGA
- a CDS encoding LamG-like jellyroll fold domain-containing protein: MCTSHDQEQGEAPQAGAGRRGFLRATALLGAAATAGVALPGVAEASPAAATAGWRPDADSRFTLAVMPDTQYLFDGPSINSAPVEASLRYLLEHGRKDNVVFLSHLGDLTENGAKEEFAAIGKAFELLDRRGVGYSVLAGNHDVRSSTNDQRGATPYLDTFGPRRFQGRPTFGGASSDGYNTYHLFRAAGREWMVLALDWRLSAQGYAWAKDVLARHPKTPVILTTHELVVDDDALSSYGQQLWDRLIKDHDQIFLTLNGHYWPAGRAVRTNAAGNDVHLHLTNYQNRYFGGAAMIRLYHFDLDRDVIDVETVSPWILGRAAKGLNELERQEIELSGDADRFSVGIDFADRFAGFDPVPVRPARPASKMLIRGTAAYWRFDSPVSGTVRDLSGRGNDLAVVSVGGGTLGWSADHHPDQPGHGSLEFTGFKSPLKGAYLRTVDGAPLNSATFRDGYTVEAFYRVPADWDASHNAWAGLVGRTGTGGAAGKTEGDPDEPLATLSLSDGPGPQWAVRPLNQQGIATNWGDETAREKWWHVAVVNDGRHTTMYVQGSPVARNPHATAIGLTSVGLPWLLGGYEYGGSIDQILYGRLGDVRIVERALPVTSFMTH, translated from the coding sequence GTGTGTACTTCGCATGACCAGGAACAGGGCGAGGCCCCTCAGGCCGGTGCCGGCAGACGCGGTTTCCTGCGCGCCACCGCGCTGCTCGGCGCCGCGGCCACGGCGGGGGTCGCCCTGCCGGGCGTGGCCGAGGCATCGCCGGCGGCGGCGACGGCCGGGTGGCGTCCCGACGCCGACAGCCGCTTCACGCTGGCCGTGATGCCCGACACCCAGTACCTCTTCGACGGGCCGAGCATCAACTCCGCGCCCGTCGAGGCGTCCCTGCGGTATCTGCTGGAGCACGGCCGCAAGGACAACGTCGTCTTCCTGTCCCACCTCGGCGACCTCACCGAGAACGGGGCGAAGGAGGAGTTCGCGGCGATCGGGAAGGCGTTCGAGCTGCTCGACCGGCGTGGTGTCGGCTACAGCGTCCTCGCCGGCAACCACGACGTGAGGTCGTCCACGAACGACCAGCGCGGTGCGACGCCGTACCTGGACACGTTCGGCCCGCGGCGGTTCCAGGGCAGGCCGACGTTCGGCGGGGCCTCTTCGGACGGCTACAACACCTACCACCTGTTCCGGGCCGCCGGCCGCGAGTGGATGGTGCTCGCGCTGGACTGGCGGCTGTCGGCGCAGGGTTACGCCTGGGCGAAGGACGTCCTTGCCCGGCACCCGAAGACGCCCGTCATCCTCACCACCCACGAACTGGTCGTCGACGACGACGCGTTGTCGTCCTACGGGCAGCAGCTGTGGGACCGGCTGATCAAGGACCACGACCAGATCTTCCTGACGCTGAACGGTCACTACTGGCCCGCGGGCCGGGCCGTCCGCACGAACGCGGCGGGCAACGACGTCCACCTGCACCTCACGAACTACCAGAACCGCTACTTCGGCGGCGCGGCGATGATCCGCCTCTACCACTTCGACCTGGACCGCGACGTGATCGACGTCGAGACGGTCTCCCCGTGGATCCTGGGCCGCGCCGCGAAGGGCCTGAACGAGCTGGAGCGGCAGGAGATCGAACTCAGCGGCGACGCCGACCGGTTCTCCGTCGGCATCGACTTCGCGGACCGCTTCGCCGGCTTCGACCCGGTGCCGGTCCGCCCGGCGCGTCCCGCGTCGAAGATGCTGATCCGGGGCACGGCCGCCTACTGGCGCTTCGACTCCCCCGTCTCCGGCACCGTCCGCGACCTGTCCGGCCGCGGCAACGACCTCGCCGTGGTCTCCGTCGGCGGCGGCACGCTCGGCTGGTCGGCCGACCACCACCCCGACCAGCCCGGCCACGGCAGCCTGGAGTTCACCGGCTTCAAGTCCCCGCTGAAGGGCGCGTACCTGCGCACGGTCGACGGCGCCCCGCTCAACTCGGCCACCTTCCGCGACGGCTACACCGTCGAGGCCTTCTACCGGGTGCCCGCCGACTGGGACGCCTCGCACAACGCGTGGGCCGGCCTGGTCGGCCGTACGGGCACCGGCGGCGCCGCAGGCAAGACCGAGGGCGACCCCGACGAGCCGCTCGCCACGCTCTCCCTGTCCGACGGGCCCGGCCCGCAGTGGGCGGTCCGGCCGCTCAACCAGCAGGGCATCGCCACCAACTGGGGCGACGAGACCGCGCGGGAGAAGTGGTGGCACGTCGCCGTCGTCAACGACGGCCGGCACACCACGATGTATGTCCAGGGCTCCCCGGTGGCCCGCAATCCGCACGCCACCGCGATCGGCCTCACCTCGGTCGGCCTGCCCTGGCTGCTCGGCGGCTACGAGTACGGCGGCAGCATCGACCAGATCCTGTACGGCCGTCTCGGCGACGTCCGGATCGTCGAACGGGCGCTGCCCGTCACCTCCTTCATGACCCACTGA